Part of the Caballeronia sp. SL2Y3 genome is shown below.
AGTTCGAGCGTTTCGGCTTGCCGCAGCCGGACAAGCCGCCCGCCTTTCGCACCGACTGACACGCCGACTGACACCGCGCGATGCCCGCGCGGCACGGTTGGGATACATTGGGCGCGTTGCCATCGCCGGGACTTTCGATGGACGAGCCCTATCCCGATGCGTCGTCGCCGGCGCGCACCGCCACGCTCGCCGCGCTCGCGATGCTCGCGTTCGCCGGCAATTCGCTGCTGTGCCGCCTGGCGCTGAAGGGCACGCGAATCGATGCCGCGACGTTCACGTTCGTGCGCATCGCGTCGGCGGCGCTCGTGCTGTGGCTGATTCTCGCAGCGCGCGGCGGCGATGCGCGGCGCGCCGGAAGCTGGGCGTCGGCCGCGATGCTCACGCTCTACGCCGTCGCCTTCTCCTATGCCTACGTCGCGCTGCCGGCCGGCGCAGGCGCGCTGCTGCTGTTCGGCGCGGTGCAGGCGACGATGATCGGCTACGGTCTCTTTCGCGGCGAACGGCTCACGGCGCGTCAATGGCTAGGTCTCACGCTCGCGCTCGCCGGCCTTGTGTGGCTCGTGCTGCCGGGGCTGGCCGCGCCGCAGCCGTGGTCATCGGCGCTGATGCTCGTGGCGGGCATCGGCTGGGGCGTGTATTCGTTGAGAGGCCGCGGTCTCGCCGATCCGACCGCCGCGACGGCCGGCAATTTTCTGCGCGCCTTCCCTATCGCGACGGTGGTCTTCGCGCTCGCTTACAGGAACGCGACATTCGACGCAGCTGGCTTCGGCTATGCGCTTGCCTCGGGCGCGCTGACGTCGGGGCTCGGATACCTCGTCT
Proteins encoded:
- a CDS encoding DMT family transporter — translated: MDEPYPDASSPARTATLAALAMLAFAGNSLLCRLALKGTRIDAATFTFVRIASAALVLWLILAARGGDARRAGSWASAAMLTLYAVAFSYAYVALPAGAGALLLFGAVQATMIGYGLFRGERLTARQWLGLTLALAGLVWLVLPGLAAPQPWSSALMLVAGIGWGVYSLRGRGLADPTAATAGNFLRAFPIATVVFALAYRNATFDAAGFGYALASGALTSGLGYLVWYAALKRLDPATAATVQLSVPVLAAAGGVALLGEALNVRLVVSSVAILGGIALVIVNRRKR